The Branchiostoma lanceolatum isolate klBraLanc5 chromosome 10, klBraLanc5.hap2, whole genome shotgun sequence genome has a window encoding:
- the LOC136443018 gene encoding uncharacterized protein: MGSRSVLPLLTDAKEGACLDRRKQADYDADVGACLDGRKRAGCDADVGACLDGRKQTDCDADVGACLDGRKRAGCDADVGACLDGRKQTDCDADVGACLDGRKQTDCDADVGRVWTEGSRLTVKLMACLDGRKRAGCDADVGACLDGRKRAGCDADVGACLDGRKRAGCDDDVGACLDGRKRAGCDDDVGACLDGRKQADCDADVGACLDGRKQADCDADVGRVWTEGSGLAVTLMKQTDCDADVGACLDGRKRAGCDDDVGACLDGRKQTDCNADVGACLDGRKRAGCDDDVGACLDGRKQADCDADVGACLDGRKQADCDADVGRVWTEESGLAVTLM, translated from the exons ATGGGGTCCAGGAGCGTTCTCCCATT GCTGACTGACGCTAAAGAAGGGGCGTGTCTGGACAGAAGGAAGCAGGCTGACTATGACGCTGATGTAGGGGCGTGTCTGGACGGAAGGAAGCGGGCTGGCTGTGACGCTGATGTAGGGGCGTGTCTGGACGGAAGgaagcagactgactgtgacgcTGATGTAGGGGCGTGTCTGGACGGAAGGAAGCGGGCTGGCTGTGACGCTGATGTAGGGGCGTGTCTGGACGGAAGgaagcagactgactgtgacgctgatgtaggggcgtgtctggacggaaggaagcagactgactgtgacgcTGATGTAGGGCGTGTCTGGACGGAAGGAAGCAGGCTGACTGTGAAGCTGAT GGCGTGTCTGGACGGAAGGAAGCGGGCTGGCTGTGACGCTGATGTAGGGGCGTGTCTGGACGGAAGGAAGCGGGCTGGCTGTGACGCTGATGTAGGGGCGTGTCTGGACGGAAGGAAGCGGGCTGGCTGTGACGATGATGTAGGGGCGTGTCTGGACGGAAGGAAGCGGGCTGGCTGTGACGATGATGTAGGGGCGTGTCTGGACGGAAGGAAGCAGGCTGACTGTGACGCTGATGTAGGGGCGTGTCTGGACGGAAGGAAGCAGGCTGACTGTGACGCTGATGTAGGGCGTGTCTGGACGGAAGGAAGCGGGCTGGCTGTGACGCTGAT gaagcagactgactgtgacgcTGATGTAGGGGCGTGTCTGGACGGAAGGAAGCGGGCTGGCTGTGACGATGATGTAGGGGCGTGTCTGGACGGAAGGAAGCAGACTGACTGTAACGCTGATGTAGGGGCGTGTCTAGACGGAAGGAAGCGGGCTGGCTGTGACGATGATGTAGGGGCGTGTCTGGACGGAAGGAAGCAGGCTGACTGTGACGCTGATGTAGGGGCGTGTCTGGACGGAAGGAAGCAGGCTGACTGTGACGCTGATGTAGGGCGTGTCTGGACGGAAGAAAGCGGGCTGGCTGTGACGCTGATGTAG